A genomic stretch from Solanum stenotomum isolate F172 chromosome 8, ASM1918654v1, whole genome shotgun sequence includes:
- the LOC125874986 gene encoding SAGA-associated factor 11, which translates to MSASNEDNISQPQLSAHVFDELLDSIITDVASECHRVAKLGLDRNLEEEEEELRLSAQARATVADPSNSSETNGKYVVDIFGQTHPPVATEIFECMNCGRSIMAGRFAPHLEKCMGKGRKARLKATRSSTAQNRYTRGSSTSTYSPYSTPTSTSRLPNGSSGVSGHEYSNGSLEDL; encoded by the exons ATGTCGGCATCAAATGAGGATAACATCTCTCAACCACAA TTGTCCGCTCATGTTTTTGATGAGCTTCTTGATTCCATCATTACTGATGTTGCATCTGAGTGTCACCGCGTAGCGAAACTAGGCCTTGATCGTAATttagaagaagaggaggaagaactTCGGTTGTCTGCACAAGCTCGGGCAACAGTAGCTGATCCTAGCAACAGTAGTGAAACAAATGGCAAATACGTCGTAGATATATTTGGGCAAACCCATCCTCCTGTTGCAACTGAAATATTTGAATGTATGAATTGTGGCCGATCTATCATGGCTGGGCGATTTGCTCCTCACTTGGAGAAATGCATGGGAAAG GGGAGGAAGGCCCGTCTTAAGGCAACAAGAAGTAGCACTGCTCAGAACCGATATACACGAGGCAGTTCTACTTCAACCTACTCCCCTTATTCAACTCCCACCAGCACGAGTCGATTACCAAATGGAAGTTCCGGTGTTTCAGGTCATGAGTACTCAAATGGCTCCTTAGAAGACTTGTGA